The following proteins are co-located in the Manihot esculenta cultivar AM560-2 chromosome 7, M.esculenta_v8, whole genome shotgun sequence genome:
- the LOC110618780 gene encoding serine/threonine-protein kinase-like protein At3g51990 — protein sequence MGYLSCKAESAIAISNPASQTTSSKTSQNKHEKPIKIQQFHYSDLVAATNGFSDQKLLGKGSHGCVYKAVIRGRHVAVKKPSKGVDIGQEVDNEIEILSKIHSPRLVNLLGFANDTKDRLLVVEFMSNGTLYDILHSNSRPLNWGRRIRMALQIAKAIDTLHSQNPPIIHRDIKSANVLIDRNFNARLGDFGLALRCGIDDDYRLKSTPPAGTMGYLDPCYVTPDNLSTKTDVFSFGILLLEIISGRKAIDVGHSPPSIVDWAIPLIKKGKLVAIYDPRIAPLKDPMTRKQLALIAAKCVRSCRERRPAMKEVIEWLTSLSKLVPLHSWNGFNNPCMMVETMGRTVEFRNNHFGEENLDGAEGKLGAKSVKDSRRVYSDLGFRSNLMELMAGTEGESGFLGEIDGFESTFKSANRTFSSRFDSARFGIKGRAQTKTYRDNKGLFRIRRNQSAGDGSEIFSNHNNTFARSSFSTQGCHDI from the coding sequence ATGGGATACCTTTCTTGTAAGGCAGAATCAGCCATTGCCATCTCCAACCCAGCTTCTCAAACTACTTCTTCTAAAACCTCCCAAAATAAACATGAAAAACCCATCAAGATCCAACAGTTTCATTACAGTGATCTTGTGGCGGCTACCAATGGTTTTTCTGACCAGAAACTGCTAGGTAAAGGCAGCCATGGCTGTGTCTACAAGGCTGTTATTCGTGGGCGCCATGTAGCCGTCAAGAAACCTTCAAAAGGTGTTGATATTGGGCAGGAAGTGGATAATGAGATCGAGATCTTGTCAAAGATTCACAGCCCAAGATTGGTAAACTTGTTAGGATTTGCAAATGATACTAAAGATAGATTGCTTGTTGTTGAATTTATGAGCAATGGTACTCTTTATGATATTCTTCACTCAAATTCAAGACCACTCAATTGGGGTCGAAGAATTCGAATGGCTTTGCAAATTGCTAAGGCTATTGACACTTTACACTCCCAAAACCCACCAATAATCCATAGAGATATAAAGTCTGCAAATGTTTTGATTGATAGAAATTTTAATGCAAGATTGGGTGATTTTGGTTTAGCTCTAAGGTGTGGTATTGATGATGATTATAGACTTAAATCAACTCCACCTGCTGGTACTATGGGCTATCTTGATCCATGTTATGTTACTCCAGATAATTTGAGTACTAAAACTGATGTATTTAGTTTTGGGATTTTGTTGTTGGAGATCATTAGTGGAAGGAAGGCCATTGATGTGGGGCATTCACCACCTTCTATTGTGGATTGGGCGATTCCATTGATAAAGAAAGGGAAGCTTGTTGCCATTTATGATCCAAGAATTGCCCCTCTTAAGGATCCCATGACAAGGAAGCAATTGGCTTTGATTGCTGCTAAATGTGTGAGGTCTTGTAGAGAGAGGAGGCCGGCGATGAAGGAGGTGATTGAATGGTTAACTTCTTTAAGTAAATTGGTTCCTCTTCATTCATGGAATGGATTCAACAATCCATGTATGATGGTGGAGACAATGGGACGTACAGTTGAATTCAGAAACAACCATTTTGGAGAAGAGAATTTGGATGGTGCAGAGGGCAAACTTGGTGCAAAATCAGTGAAGGATTCGCGGAGAGTGTATTCAGATTTGGGGTTTCGAAGCAATTTAATGGAACTAATGGCTGGAACAGAAGGGGAGTCTGGATTTTTGGGAGAGATTGATGGGTTTGAATCTACTTTCAAGTCTGCAAATCGGACGTttagttctagatttgatagtgCAAGATTTGGCATCAAAGGAAGAGCTCAAACCAAAACTTATCGTGATAACAAAGGTCTCTTTCGAATAAGAAGAAACCAATCTGCTGGAGATGGTTCAGAAATATTTTCCAACCACAACAACACATTTGCTCGTTCGAGTTTTAGTACTCAAGGATGTCATGACATCTAG